A genomic stretch from Onychostoma macrolepis isolate SWU-2019 chromosome 02, ASM1243209v1, whole genome shotgun sequence includes:
- the tmem236 gene encoding LOW QUALITY PROTEIN: transmembrane protein 236 (The sequence of the model RefSeq protein was modified relative to this genomic sequence to represent the inferred CDS: inserted 1 base in 1 codon), which yields MLSRKTVKLILYELLQFACLCIPVFVVMERFASVIHNVKSSVTAYWLVVAASVAYVASVTLFVWVPLKYFILKKQRFSEVTNWRPVTLAYVILSTLPCFAIIIASSKVQVDAGVKCDHFTELPVSLVLFSLICVDIVEKIRPLRLTGQASGFDLDFEMPGPVLTHLEQVTSVSGQLQXNGRDVDASPRSPVSNGTLSGRWRDADERGTSRTSSTAYLYSSHSYSGPFHFVWIRDPRHDLFVATFMFWFDTVEMVRVAGIDSVYCSAWVFPIYILAYLSILRVVITPDSPLLASSSVLSQDLPFLAVRICLVAVFGYITPVLYILKNMFTVVSFVYFVFMTKLKLLNRGSMF from the exons ATGCTCTCTAGAAAGACTGTCAAACTCATCCTTTATGAGCTTCTGCAGTTCGCATGTCTCTGTATTCCTGTGTTTGTAGTAATGGAGCGCTTTGCTTCTGTCATTCATAATGTGAAGTCTAGTGTCACTGCCTACTGGCTGGTGGTGGCGGCCTCGGTGGCCTATGTGGCGTCCGTAACCCTGTTTGTGTGGGTTCCTTTGAAGTACTTCATCCTCAAGAAACAGCGCTTCTCAGAAGTAACCAACTG GAGACCTGTTACACTTGCATACGTGATCCTCAGCACTTTACCATGCTTTGCTATAATCATAGCCAGCTCAAAG GTTCAAGTTGATGCTGGCGTTAAGTGTGACCACTTCACTGAGCTCCCCGTCTCTCTGGTCTTGTTCTCCCTCATTTGTGTGGACATCGTGGAGAAAATTCGCCCTCTTCGCCTGACGGGACAGG caagCGGATTTGATTTAGATTTTGAGATGCCAGGCCCGGTGTTGACTCACTTGGAGCAGGTGACATCCGTATCCGGACAGCTGC CTAATGGACGGGACGTCGACGCGTCTCCAAGGTCGCCGGTCAGCAATGGGACACTTTCGGGACGTTGGAGGGATGCAGATGAACGCGGCACCTCTCGCACCAGCAGCACGGCATATCTCTACTCCTCTCATTCTTACTCGGGTCCGTTTCACTTTGTCTGGATTCGAGACCCTCGGCATGACCTCTTTGTGGCCACCTTCATGTTTTGGTTTGACACCGTGGAAATGGTGAGGGTGGCCGGGATTGATTCGGTGTATTGCTCAGCATGGGTGTTTCCCATATACATACTTGCTTATCTGTCCATCCTGCGTGTTGTTATAACTCCAGACAGTCCTTTGCTGGCTTCATCAAGTGTTCTCTCCCAAGATTTGCCCTTCCTGGCGGTGCGTATATGCCTGGTGGCTGTTTTCGGTTACATTACCCCTGTGCTGTACATACTAAAGAACATGTTCACTGTGGTATCTTTTGTCTACTTTGTCTTCATGACTAAACTAAAACTGCTGAACAGAGGAAGCATGTTCTGA